A window of Malania oleifera isolate guangnan ecotype guangnan chromosome 5, ASM2987363v1, whole genome shotgun sequence contains these coding sequences:
- the LOC131154905 gene encoding probable inactive patatin-like protein 9, with product MELSQVTLEIFSKLEQKWLSHCEGRKTRILSIDGGRTTGIVAGAALICLEDQIRAKTGDSNARIVDFFDVVAGTGIGALLAAMVTADDGNGRPIFTAREAVRFVAQKNAEMFKSKSAGFLRHRPKFSGKNMEKVLKEALRRDDGKVLTLKDTCKPLLVPCFDLNSSAPFVFSRADASESPSFDFELWKVCRATSATPSLFKPFPLTSVDGKTSCLAVDGGLVMNNPTAAAVTHVLHNRRDFPSVTGVEDLLVLSLGNDPLSAQSRRRLRRNGECSTTAIVDIVLDGVSETIDQMLGNAFCWNRTDYVRIQGNGLVTESGVVGERMEEVLREKGVESLPFGGKRLLSETNGQRIENFVQRLVASGRSSLPPSPCKDTAVSPLANGR from the exons ATGGAGCTCAGTCAGGTGACGCTTGAGATCTTCTCTAAGCTGGAGCAGAAGTGGCTTTCTCACTGTGAAGGCCGAAAGACCAGGATTCTTAGCATTGACGGAGGTCGAACTACCGGCATTGTCGCCGGTGCTGCGTTGATTTGCTTGGAGGATCAGATCCGAGCGAAAACCGGGGATTCTAACGCCCGAATTGTTGATTTTTTTGACGTTGTTGCCGGTACCGGGATCGGCGCGTTACTTGCCGCAATGGTGACGGCCGACGACGGCAACGGCAGGCCGATTTTCACCGCGAGGGAGGCTGTGAGATTCGTGGCGCAGAAGAACGCTGAGATGTTCAAGTCAAAAAGTGCCGGATTTCTCCGCCACCGGCCAAAGTTTTCCGGTAAGAATATGGAAAAGGTTTTGAAGGAGGCGTTGAGAAGAGATGACGGAAAGGTATTGACATTGAAGGATACGTGCAAACCTTTGCTTGTCCCTTGTTTTGATCTGAACAGCTCTGCGCCGTTCGTTTTCTCCCGAGCAGACGCATCCGAGTCACCGAGCTTCGACTTCGAGCTCTGGAAGGTGTGCCGCGCGACATCGGCGACTCCAAGCCTCTTCAAACCATTTCCGCTAACGTCCGTTGACGGAAAAACATCCTGCCTGGCCGTCGACGGCGGCCTCGTCATGAACAACCCGACCGCCGCCGCCGTCACTCACGTCCTCCACAACCGGCGCGATTTCCCCTCTGTCACCGGTGTCGAAGACCTCTTAGTCCTGTCCTTAGGTAACGATCCATTAAGCGCTCAGTCTCGCCGGCGACTCCGTCGCAACGGTGAGTGCTCGACCACCGCAATCGTCGACATTGTCCTCGACGGTGTCTCAGAGACCATAGACCAGATGCTAGGGAACGCCTTCTGCTGGAACCGCACGGACTACGTCAGaattcag GGTAACGGCCTGGTAACCGAGAGTGGAGTGGTGGGGGAGAGAATGGAGGAGGTGTTGAGAGAGAAAGGAGTGGAGTCGTTGCCGTTCGGCGGGAAGCGGTTGCTCTCGGAGACTAACGGACAGAGAATCGAGAACTTCGTTCAGCGGCTGGTTGCGTCCGGGAGGAGCAGCCTGCCGCCCAGTCCCTGCAAAGACACCGCCGTCAGCCCTCTAGCTAACGGTCGTTAG